One genomic region from Populus nigra chromosome 8, ddPopNigr1.1, whole genome shotgun sequence encodes:
- the LOC133701581 gene encoding hydroquinone glucosyltransferase-like, which yields MDNIQGQEASPLVVIVPSPGMGHLIPFVELAKKLVHQHNFSVTFIIPNDGSPMKPHRQLLQALPKGVSSVFLPPVNFDDLPPDVLMETRITLSLTRSLDALRDSLKTLTDSTWVVALVVDFFGPFAFEIAKEFDILPFVFFPTNAMLLSLSFHLPRLDETYSGEYKDMTEPVRLPGCVPVQGRDLVDPVQDRKDDAYKWILHLCKLYNSAAGIMVNSFIDLEPGAFKALMEENNIGKPPVFPVGPLTQTGSTSGDVGESECLNWLDKQPKGSVLFVSFGSGGTLSQAQLNELSLGLEMSGQRFLWVVRSPHDEATNATYFGIRSSDDPLAFLPEGFLDRTKGIGLVVPSWAPQIQVLSHSSTGGFLTHCGWNSILESIVNGVPLIAWPLYAEQRMNSVLLADGLKVALRVKVNENGLVMKEDIVNYARSIFQGEEGKSIKSKMNELKSAATRALSEDGSSTKSLAEVARIWKDHKK from the coding sequence ATGGACAACATCCAAGGCCAGGAGGCATCACCCCTGGTAGTCATTGTACCATCTCCAGGGATGGGTCATCTAATCCCATTTGTTGAGTTGGCCAAAAAACTCGTTCACCAACACAACTTCTCTGTCACCTTCATCATACCAAACGATGGGTCACCCATGAAACCCCATAGGCAACTCCTTCAAGCCCTACCCAAAGGAGTATCCTCCGTCTTTCTCCCTCCAGTCAACTTCGATGACCTCCCACCGGACGTTTTGATGGAGACTCGCATCACACTCAGCTTGACTCGGTCTCTTGATGCTTTACGTGACTCTTTGAAGACTCTGACGGACTCAACTTGGGTTGTGGCTTtggttgttgatttttttggtcCTTTTGCCTTTGAAATTGCCAAAGAGTTTGATATTTTGCCATTTGTCTTCTTTCCGACAAATGCTATGCTGTtgtctttgtcctttcacttgcCTAGGCTTGATGAAACATACTCCGGTGAGTATAAAGATATGACCGAACCGGTCAGACTCCCTGGTTGTGTTCCGGTTCAAGGAAGAGATCTTGTTGATCCGGTTCAGGATAGGAAAGATGATGCCTACAAATGGATCCTTCATTTATGTAAACTATACAATTCGGCTGCTGGGATTATGGTTAATAGCTTCATTGATTTGGAACCGGGTGCTTTTAAGGCTTTGATGGAGGAGAATAATATTGGTAAGCCTCCAGTTTTCCCAGTTGGACCGCTAACACAGACCGGTTCAACCAGTGGTGATGTGGGAGAATCTGAGTGTTTGAATTGGTTAGATAAGCAGCCAAAGGGGTCAGTGCTGTTTGTCTCTTTTGGTAGCGGTGGGACTTTGTCTCAGGCTCAGTTAAATGAACTGTCCTTGGGTTTGGAAATGAGCGGCCAAAGATTTCTTTGGGTTGTTAGGAGTCCACACGATGAGGCTACCAATGCCACTTACTTCGGCATCCGAAGTTCTGATGACCCTTTAGCCTTTTTGCCAGAAGGGTTCTTGGACAGGACCAAAGGGATTGGTCTAGTGGTGCCTTCTTGGGCTCCTCAGATTCAAGTCTTAAGCCATAGTTCAACTGGAGGGTTCTTGACTCATTGCGGGTGGAACTCAATCTTGGAAAGTATAGTTAACGGTGTGCCCTTAATTGCATGGCCGCTCTATGCTGAACAAAGAATGAATTCAGTATTGCTAGCAGATGGTTTGAAGGTTGCATTGAGGGTGAAAGTGAATGAGAATGGGCTGGTGATGAAAGAAGATATTGTAAATTATGCAAGGAGCATTTTTCAAGGAGAAGAAGGGAAATCGATAAAGAGCAAGATGAATGAACTAAAAAGTGCTGCCACAAGGGCTTTGAGCGAAGATGGGTCATCTACAAAGTCTCTAGCAGAGGTGGCCAGAATCTGGAAGGACCATAAAAAGTAA
- the LOC133700928 gene encoding protein SEH1: MEKSVATLDKGTTCTSWNYCGQRLATGSFNGFLSIFDSPDPASSSFTATSNIRIHEGGIVKIVWIPPEYGDAVACICGDGSLSLWEEIAEDGLPLQWKLCKIFHCKGSKVLDAQFGVIRTSLKMVVAYSDGHVKVYELLNPFELKNWQLQAEIQNVIDSVSTFGKALCFSASISWNPQRNESQEPSFVLGFNSDTPQLNSSKVWVFDQAHHRWLPVAELALSLDKSDQVFAVAWAPNIGRAYELIAVATRKGITIWHVRLNPDLDGRLSVEKAALLSGYEGEVWQMEWDMSGMTLATSGTDGMVRLWQSNFNGVWLEQAAFEPAS, from the exons ATGGAGAAATCAGTGGCAACACTAGATAAAGGCActacatgcacttcatggaactACTGTGGCCAAAGACTAGCAACTGGTTCTTTTAATGGGTTTCTCTCAATCTTCGACTCACCTGACCCTGCTTCCTCTTCCTTCACCGCCACCTCCAACATTAGG aTACATGAAGGTGGGATTGTCAAAATTGTCTGGATCCCACCAGAGTATGGGGATGCAGTAGCCTGTATTTGTGGAGATGGGAGTCTGTCTTTGTGGGAGGAGATTGCTGAAG ATGGATTACCTCTTCAATGGAAGctttgtaagatttttcatTGCAAGGGAAGTAAAGTGTTAGATGCTCAATTCGGAGTAATCCGGACAAGTTTGAAAATG GTTGTGGCATATTCAGATGGCCATGTGAAAGTCTATGAGCTTTTGAATCCTTTTGAGTTGAAGAATTGGCAGCTTCAG GCTGAAATTCAGAATGTGATTGATTCAGTTTCAACATTTGGGAAGGCTTTATGCTTTTCTGCGTCTATTTCTTGGAATCCACAACGGAATGAAAGCCAGGAACCAAGCTTTGTTCTGGGTTTCAACTCAGATACACCTCAACTGAACAGTTCTAAG GTGTGGGTGTTTGATCAGGCCCATCATCGATGGCTTCCAGTTGCCGAGTTAGCATTGTCCTTGGACAAAAGTGATCAGGTTTTTGCAGTCGCATGGGCACCAAACATTGGCCG GGCATATGAGTTAATAGCTGTTGCAACTCGCAAAGGTATTACAATATGGCATGTTAGGTTGAACCCTGACCTGGATGGAAGGCTTTCAGTAGAAAAAGCTGCATTGCTTTCTGGATATGAGGGCGAG GTGTGGCAGATGGAATGGGACATGAGTGGAATGACCTTGGCAACCTCAGGAACTGATGGGATGGTAAGATTGTGGCAATCCAACTTCAATGGTGTTTGGCTTGAACAGGCTGCATTTGAACCCGCATCCTAG
- the LOC133700741 gene encoding NADPH HC-toxin reductase 1-like: MATKVCVTGGSGYIGSWLVRKLLVKGYTVHATLRNLEDKSKVGLLNSLPNADTKLVLFQADIYNPHEFDDAIQGCEFVFHVATPLQQAPESSRYKDRVEATIAGARSIANCCVKSQTVKRLIYTATVLASSPLNEDGSGYKSCMDESCWTPSDLSLTYANDYVLEYTNSKTLAEKEVLSYNEIEDAKLEVVTLLCGLVGGETILSHVPSSVQVIISPFTGNMFGYYQGLKFIEEVLGSVPLVGIDDVCEAHIFCMENPSMKGRFLCSAADPTVREIKAYLEEYHPEFKIDEKFREEPEIRGIKCDSSKLTKMGFKYQYDMRKIIDESLECGKRLAALQLNDKMDSNTS; encoded by the exons ATGGCCACAAAAGTCTGTGTTACAGGAGGCTCTGGGTATATTGGTTCCTGGCTCGTCAGGAAGCTATTGGTGAAAGGCTACACTGTCCATGCAACATTAAGAAACTTGg AGGACAAATCCAAAGTAGGCCTACTCAATTCCCTTCCAAACGCAGATACCAAATTAGTCCTGTTCCAAGCTGATATATACAATCCCCATGAGTTTGACGATGCAATTCAAGGGTGTGAATTTGTTTTCCATGTTGCCACTCCACTGCAACAAGCCCCCGAAAGTTCTCGG TACAAGGATAGAGTGGAAGCAACAATTGCTGGAGCGAGGAGCATAGCTAACTGTTGCGTCAAATCACAAACCGTTAAGCGTCTCATCTACACTGCAACTGTGTTGGCATCATCACCATTGAATGAAGATGGAAGTGGCTATAAATCTTGCATGGATGAATCCTGCTGGACTCCTTCTGATCTCTCACTCACTTATGCCAATGATTATGTACTG GAATATAcgaattcaaaaacattagcTGAGAAAGAGGTTTTGAGTTATAATGAAATTGAGGATGCCAAGCTTGAAGTGGTGACTCTTCTCTGTGGTCTGGTGGGAGGAGAGACTATTCTTTCCCATGTGCCTTCGAGTGTTCAAGTGATTATTTCACCATTTACTGGCAACATGTTTGGTTACTATCAAGGGTTGAAGTTTATAGAAGAAGTTTTGGGATCAGTTCCTCTTGTTGGCATTGATGATGTTTGTGAGGCACACATATTTTGCATGGAAAACCCATCAATGAAAGGTAGATTCCTCTGTTCAGCTGCTGATCCAACTGTTAGAGAAATTAAAGCTTACCTTGAAGAATATCATCCAGAATTCAAGATAGATGAAAA gtTCAGGGAAGAACCAGAGATCAGAGGAATCAAATGTGATTCATCAAAGTTGACGAAGATGGGCTTTAAGTATCAATATGACATGAGGAAGATCATAGATGAAAGCTTGGAATGTGGAAAGAGGCTGGCAGCCCTCcagttaaatgataaaatggaCTCAAATACATCATGA
- the LOC133702170 gene encoding uncharacterized protein LOC133702170, producing the protein MMISFSQPVCRVPSSLIPVSYVSSSYFLQNLPKDPCRGGKDFDFTEKTRLGGCKRKRRVVCGAGLMFPVDPWAPNIDSQSIASQLFAFSLFPYIGFLYFITKSKTAPKLTLFGFYFLLAFVGATIPAGIYAKVHYGTSLSNVDWLHGGAESLLTLTNLFIVLGLRQAIRNENAPEKSSSDPVSEIEEEKKPSV; encoded by the exons ATGATGATCAGTTTTTCGCAACCTGTTTGCAGAGTACCGAGTTCACTAATCCCTGTTTCCTATGTGAGTTCTTCTTATTTCTTGCAAAATCTTCCAAAAGACCCATGTAGAGGAGGCAAAGATTTCGACTTCACAGAAAAAACAAGACTTGGTGGTTGCAAGAGGAAAAGGAGGGTAGTTTGTGGTGCTGGTTTGATGTTTCCAGTTGATCCATGGGCACCTAACATTGACTCACAGAGCATTGCCTCACAGCTGTTTGCATTCTCTTTGTTTCCTTACATTGGTTTCTTGTACTTCATTACCAAATCCAAGACTGCTCCTAAGCTCACTCTCTTTGGTTTCTACTTCTTGCTTGCCTTTGTTGGGGCCACCA TCCCAGCAGGAATTTATG CAAAGGTGCATTATGGTACTTCCTTGTCTAATGTGGATTGGTTGCATGGAGGAGCTGAGTCACTTCTCACCCTAACCAACTTATTCATTGTCTTGGGGCTAAGACAAGCTATTAGGAATGAAAATGCCCCCGAAAAAAGTTCATCAGATCCTGTTTCAGAAATCGAAGAGGAAAAGAAACCTTCTGTCTAG
- the LOC133702169 gene encoding probable WRKY transcription factor 41: MESGWCWEQQTLIAELVQGMELAKQLRAHLNATSSVESRDELLQRILASYARALSILNWGGSMGQPQSVGVSAGVPESPISINGSSRSDEFDGGVKDNQGYNEASKKRKTTPRWTDHVRVSPENGLEGPHDDGYSWRKYGQKDILGAKYPRSYYRCTYRNTQNCWATKQVQRSDEDPTIFEITYRGTHTCAHGNQSIPSPSSPEKQEKKQKNTNNNYQQQQSQQALYNFQNSLKVITEDLDNKEMASPFSFPSAYGCSKNVSSYSPSFISPATPEPTHYSVSPFQMNNFVGAHNLQHLESDFTEIISTNTSATNSPIVDLDFSLDQVELDPNFPFDTPGFFS; the protein is encoded by the exons ATGGAGAGTGGTTGGTGCTGGGAGCAACAGACTTTGATTGCTGAGCTAGTCCAAGGTATGGAACTAGCAAAACAGTTAAGAGCTCATTTGAATGCAACATCGTCAGTTGAAAGTAGGGACGAGTTATTACAGAGGATACTAGCTTCTTATGCGAGGGCTCTCTCGATTCTCAACTGGGGTGGGTCAATGGGACAGCCACAAAGTGTTGGAGTCTCCGCTGGTGTTCCAGAGTCCCCCATATCCATTAATGGAAGCTCACGAAGTGACGAGTTCGATGGGGGTGTTAAGGATAATCAGGGTTATAATGAGGCCTCAAAGAAGAG AAAGACCACTCCCAGATGGACAGATCATGTTAGAGTCAGTCCTGAGAATGGACTTGAGGGTCCTCATGATGATGGCTATAGCTGGAGAAAATATGGGCAGAAAGATATTTTAGGAGCAAAATATCCCAG AAGCTATTACAGGTGCACCTACAGAAATACTCAGAACTGCTGGGCTACAAAGCAAGTGCAGAGATCAGATGAAGATCCCACCATATTTGAGATCACATACCGAGGAACGCACACCTGCGCTCATGGAAACCAATCGATTCCATCACCATCATCcccagaaaaacaagaaaagaaacaaaaaaataccaataacaACTATCAACAACAGCAGTCACAGCAAGCCCTCTATAACTTCCAAAATAGCCTAAAGGTTATTACTGAGGACTTAGACAATAAAGAGATGGCATCTCCCTTCTCTTTTCCCTCTGCATACGGATGCTCAAAGAATGTGAGCAGTTATTCTCCGTCGTTTATATCTCCAGCTACACCTGAACCAACTCACTACTCAGTTTCACCATTCCAGATGAACAATTTTGTAGGAGCACATAATTTGCAGCATCTGGAATCGGATTTCACTGAGATAATCTCAACCAACACGTCAGCGACCAATTCTCCAATCGTGGACTTGGATTTCTCACTCGATCAAGTGGAGTTAGACCCCAACTTTCCGTTCGACACACCTGGATTTTTCTCATAA
- the LOC133701242 gene encoding uncharacterized protein LOC133701242, whose product MASCQCSKPVEHPCNQEQKSHSSGQKVEKQAAGGVVKTGTRSSSQTRSPGSTNGMTPAPACNANKRGERKKGLFQRIKDGISGHSDGGGSSSSESESDDEKCGKRKN is encoded by the exons ATGGCCTCGTGTCAGTGCTCCAAACCCGTTGAGCATCCATGCAACCAAGAGCAGAAAAGCCACTCATCGGGCCAAAAGGTAGAGAAACAGGCTGCAGGTGGAGTCGTCAAGACCGGGACTCGCAGCTCAAGCCAAACCCGTTCCCCTGGAAGCACTAATGGCATGACCCCTGCTCCGGCATGCAATGCAAACAAGAGAGGTGAGCGCAAGAAGGGTCTGTTCCAAAGGATCAAGGATGGCATCTCAGGCCATAGTGATGGAggcggcagcagcagcagcgagAGCGAGAGCGATGATGAGAAATGTGGTAAACGAAAG AATTGA
- the LOC133700480 gene encoding subtilisin-like protease SBT2.5, producing MGSKERERYFVFMDYDPEYERIRNDRTKRGAYELDMYLSRKHDELLANTLEHGTYKKTISLIIVDGFAVEITEDQANALRSTNGVRVVEKNQEFPN from the exons ATGGGGAGTAAAGAAAGGGAgagatattttgttttcatggacTATGATCCTGAATATGAGCGCATTCGAAATGATCG GACAAAGAGAGGAGCTTATGAGCTCGACATGTATCTGAGCAGGAAGCATGATGAGTTATTGGCAAACACCCTTGAGCATGGCACCTACAAGAAGACAATATCTTTGATCATTGTTGATGGTTTTGCAGTAGAAATCACTGAAGATCAG GCAAATGCGCTTAGATCTACTAATGGGGTGAGAGTTGTGGAGAAGAATCAAGAATTTCCTAATTGA